A stretch of the Haloarcula ordinaria genome encodes the following:
- a CDS encoding DUF1508 domain-containing protein: MAMDGVFTRWYRDHIGTPTTDDEVYGYWLFVVGLVLGTLGLALFYAAAPRSGLREVGYVLGALGFASLFVGPTLRLPLSRRALFVSYAGALVCLVATIWFTTIYPSAWNGPEGNPAVTLYVVGLALAAIGAVLAPLLTGRQEEYDRVHEEAAAATEAAERSSETAERANETAQRATETAERTAAERDSLADELVASESAREDLSTALEATEAELSVAQATIAAAMDSKGTFELYADKGGKYRWRLRHRNGNVIADSAQGYASRQKAMQGLRSVQTNAAGGAVVFLESATEDDTVEDVPEVPAPESQGTFELFEDNAGEFRWRLRHDNGNIMADGGEGYVSKSNVRRALKSVRAHVPGAAYLKVDPVAFEVYADRAGQYRWRLLHRNGEILGDSGEGYSTRAKARKAAEQVQSVAASGEVGEAFEVYEDNAGEFRWRLFDGEDIIADSGEGYTERNKAVRAVERVQSYAADADLLTIGSAAFEIYEDRAEEWRWRLRHRNGEIIADSGEGYPKRSGAVAAIERVKRHAPGADQQEA, translated from the coding sequence ATGGCAATGGATGGTGTGTTTACACGGTGGTATCGAGATCATATCGGTACGCCGACGACAGACGACGAAGTGTACGGTTACTGGCTGTTCGTGGTCGGATTGGTTCTCGGGACGCTCGGACTCGCGCTGTTCTACGCCGCAGCCCCGCGCTCTGGGCTTCGTGAAGTCGGCTACGTCCTCGGGGCGCTCGGGTTCGCGTCGCTGTTCGTCGGCCCGACGCTCCGGCTCCCGCTCTCACGACGCGCGCTGTTCGTCTCGTACGCCGGCGCGCTCGTCTGCTTAGTCGCGACAATATGGTTCACGACCATCTACCCGTCGGCGTGGAACGGACCGGAGGGCAACCCGGCGGTCACGCTGTACGTCGTCGGCCTCGCGCTGGCGGCCATCGGCGCGGTGCTCGCACCGCTGTTGACCGGGCGACAGGAAGAGTACGATCGGGTCCACGAGGAGGCCGCGGCCGCTACCGAAGCGGCCGAACGATCGAGCGAGACGGCAGAACGGGCGAACGAGACGGCCCAGCGGGCGACCGAGACGGCCGAACGGACGGCCGCCGAGCGCGACTCGCTGGCCGACGAACTGGTGGCAAGCGAGTCCGCCCGCGAAGACCTCTCGACAGCGCTCGAGGCCACCGAGGCCGAGCTGAGTGTCGCGCAGGCGACCATCGCCGCGGCGATGGACAGCAAGGGGACCTTCGAGCTGTACGCCGACAAGGGCGGCAAGTATCGCTGGCGGCTCCGCCACCGCAACGGCAACGTCATCGCCGACAGCGCGCAAGGGTACGCCTCCCGACAGAAAGCGATGCAGGGGCTCCGAAGCGTCCAGACGAACGCCGCTGGCGGCGCTGTGGTGTTCCTGGAGTCGGCCACCGAGGACGACACGGTCGAGGACGTCCCCGAGGTCCCGGCCCCCGAGAGTCAGGGGACGTTCGAACTGTTCGAGGACAACGCCGGCGAGTTCCGCTGGCGCCTCCGTCACGACAACGGGAACATCATGGCCGACGGTGGAGAGGGGTACGTCTCGAAGTCCAACGTCCGTCGGGCACTCAAGAGCGTCCGAGCGCACGTTCCCGGTGCGGCCTACCTCAAGGTCGACCCCGTCGCCTTCGAGGTGTACGCCGACAGGGCCGGACAGTACCGCTGGCGACTTCTCCACAGGAACGGCGAGATTCTGGGGGACAGTGGCGAGGGCTACTCGACCCGGGCGAAGGCCCGGAAAGCGGCCGAACAGGTCCAGTCCGTCGCAGCCAGCGGCGAGGTGGGCGAGGCGTTCGAGGTGTACGAGGACAACGCCGGCGAGTTCCGCTGGCGCCTGTTCGACGGCGAGGACATCATCGCCGACAGTGGCGAGGGCTACACCGAACGCAACAAGGCGGTCCGCGCGGTCGAACGCGTCCAATCGTACGCGGCCGACGCCGACCTACTGACGATCGGGAGCGCGGCCTTCGAGATATACGAGGACCGCGCCGAAGAGTGGCGCTGGCGCCTCCGTCACCGCAACGGCGAGATCATCGCCGACAGCGGTGAAGGCTACCCCAAGCGAAGCGGGGCAGTCGCGGCCATCGAACGGGTCAAGCGCCACGCGCCGGGCGCAGACCAGCAGGAAGCGTAG
- a CDS encoding ATP-binding protein, translating into MSNPELDVVEFLLTTTLYSERRSLDPDDLPAAYRTVFWSDGTIERPLSATTTTASEATGVERPWEAVSGLMFTDRDDFSGSISFTDRDMAEQWFLDRVDADHLMRNPVLASVYEDEVDGVDYETARAHNRPSRADRAFIDAMLEEAFDTDDEDDESMLDLVDVRAPEEVEMTLNDLVLTADQEGEIQKIVKAIEHRDYLARIGLREIGKLLFVGPPGTGKTSVARALAHDLDLPFVEVKLSMITSQYLGETAKNVEKVFEVAKRLSPCILFMDEFDFVAKTRSSDEHAAIKRAVNTLLKSIDEISLIQDEVLLIGATNHPDQLDAAAWRRFDEIVNFPKPDRGMRSDILRIVTREMDILDFDPDTLAEMTEGLTGSDLRLVLREAVLEALTEERTTLTQQDLEDAIVDFEERDNLKNMDMIDGDHDALVAGGDFSGEADAASDGGHSHDHDH; encoded by the coding sequence ATGAGCAACCCGGAACTGGACGTCGTCGAGTTCTTGCTGACGACGACACTCTACAGCGAGCGACGGTCGCTCGACCCCGACGACCTGCCCGCGGCCTACCGGACTGTGTTCTGGAGCGACGGGACCATCGAACGACCGCTCTCGGCGACCACCACGACCGCGAGCGAAGCCACCGGCGTCGAGCGGCCCTGGGAGGCCGTCTCGGGGCTGATGTTCACCGACCGCGACGACTTCTCGGGGAGCATCTCCTTTACCGACCGTGACATGGCCGAACAGTGGTTCCTCGACCGGGTCGACGCCGACCACCTCATGCGGAACCCGGTGCTGGCCTCGGTCTACGAGGACGAGGTCGACGGCGTCGACTACGAGACCGCTCGCGCCCACAACCGTCCGTCCCGGGCCGACCGCGCGTTCATCGACGCGATGCTCGAGGAGGCGTTCGACACCGACGACGAGGACGACGAGTCGATGCTCGACCTCGTCGACGTGCGCGCTCCCGAGGAGGTCGAGATGACGCTGAACGACCTGGTGCTCACGGCCGACCAGGAGGGCGAGATACAGAAGATCGTCAAAGCCATCGAACACCGCGACTACCTCGCACGCATCGGTCTGCGCGAGATCGGGAAACTCCTGTTCGTCGGCCCGCCGGGCACCGGCAAGACGAGCGTCGCCCGCGCGTTGGCCCACGACCTGGACCTCCCGTTCGTCGAGGTCAAGCTCTCGATGATAACCAGCCAGTACCTCGGCGAGACGGCCAAGAACGTCGAGAAGGTCTTCGAGGTGGCCAAACGGCTCTCCCCGTGTATCCTCTTCATGGACGAGTTCGACTTCGTCGCGAAGACCCGCTCCTCGGACGAGCACGCCGCCATCAAGCGTGCGGTCAACACCCTGCTGAAGAGCATCGACGAGATATCGCTCATCCAGGACGAGGTGCTGCTCATCGGCGCGACCAACCACCCCGACCAGCTCGACGCCGCCGCCTGGCGGCGCTTCGACGAGATTGTCAACTTCCCCAAGCCCGACCGCGGGATGCGCTCGGACATCCTTCGCATCGTCACCCGCGAGATGGATATCCTCGATTTCGACCCCGACACTCTCGCGGAGATGACCGAGGGGCTCACGGGGAGCGACCTCCGCCTGGTTCTGCGCGAGGCCGTCCTCGAGGCGCTGACCGAGGAGCGGACGACGCTCACCCAGCAGGACCTGGAGGACGCCATCGTGGACTTCGAGGAGCGTGACAACCTCAAGAACATGGACATGATCGACGGCGACCACGACGCCCTCGTTGCAGGCGGCGACTTCTCCGGCGAGGCCGACGCGGCCTCCGACGGCGGGCACAGTCACGACCACGACCACTGA
- a CDS encoding succinylglutamate desuccinylase/aspartoacylase family protein codes for MVTFGTASAAPGEVDTGRLAVGETRDGSPFGLPVAVVNGAADGKTLYMQAASDGDELNGVGVIRRVMPQLDPADVSGTILVCGIVNYHAFQVAQHRNPIDDTKMNRAYPGDENGTSSERIAAATYEAAVGADLVVDLHQGSTSRMIDECRVRCGSRHHLHEECLELARVFGCGYILDQKGPDGQLARTAPDDGVPTIDPELGGAVGFDETSVQAGTEGVFNVLNYYGFLDGQCRPRPQTRASGFEQYGSPVGGLVDFHVDLADRVSRGQTLFEVTDVFGGTKAEVTADSAGIFWRSRRLPQVATGEYVCSVGTDIDTY; via the coding sequence ATGGTAACTTTCGGCACGGCAAGTGCTGCGCCCGGCGAGGTGGACACGGGGCGCCTGGCGGTCGGCGAGACCCGCGACGGGAGTCCGTTCGGTCTTCCGGTCGCCGTGGTCAACGGCGCCGCCGACGGGAAGACGCTCTACATGCAGGCCGCGAGCGACGGCGACGAGCTGAACGGCGTCGGCGTCATCAGGCGGGTGATGCCACAGCTCGACCCCGCCGACGTCTCGGGGACGATTCTCGTCTGTGGCATCGTCAACTACCACGCGTTCCAGGTCGCACAGCACCGCAACCCCATCGACGACACGAAGATGAACCGGGCGTATCCCGGCGACGAGAACGGGACGTCCAGCGAGCGCATCGCCGCGGCCACCTACGAGGCGGCCGTCGGTGCCGACCTGGTCGTGGACCTCCACCAGGGCTCGACCTCCCGGATGATCGACGAGTGTCGCGTCCGCTGTGGGTCGCGCCACCACCTACACGAGGAGTGCCTCGAACTCGCGCGGGTGTTCGGCTGTGGCTACATCTTGGACCAGAAGGGCCCCGACGGCCAGCTCGCCCGCACCGCGCCCGACGACGGTGTCCCCACCATCGACCCGGAGCTGGGCGGCGCCGTCGGGTTCGACGAGACCTCTGTCCAGGCGGGCACCGAGGGCGTGTTCAACGTCCTGAACTACTACGGGTTCCTCGACGGGCAGTGTCGCCCACGGCCACAGACCCGCGCCAGCGGCTTCGAGCAGTACGGGTCGCCCGTCGGCGGCCTCGTCGACTTCCACGTCGACCTTGCCGACCGCGTCTCCCGCGGCCAGACCCTCTTCGAGGTCACCGACGTCTTCGGCGGGACGAAAGCCGAGGTTACTGCCGACTCCGCCGGTATCTTCTGGCGGTCGCGACGGCTCCCACAGGTCGCGACCGGCGAGTACGTCTGTTCGGTCGGGACGGATATCGATACGTACTGA
- a CDS encoding potassium channel family protein — protein sequence MDPTVSVEYEPVSVKTVLAEMKDTAELLIDLSYSAVLLGSDDVAAEVLELESKMDVLQMRARMSLLMACRSTDDAEALAPVLGMVGAAEKISDAAGDIAKVVLEDIGLPESMRAALPEAVETLVRATLAADSPLAGQTLGALNLETDTGVRSIAIRRQGTWLLSPDRETTLEADDVVLFRGPEAAVADVYRDATGAAYEPPAPPTGSLRDLERAVDSIVVMKDMGELAVDLAYGAVLFDSQEVAAEVMELEAEVDALQSRFEVWVLRAAADIEDPVSLRGLVHLARSTEVISDAAQEISEGVMRGLSTHPVVAEAVQESDEIIVRTTVTADSDLAGTTIGDAAVNTATGMRIIAIRRAGESARTGREDADWVVSPGPETSLRAGDVLIAKGTRSGSERLTDLAGQ from the coding sequence ATGGACCCGACGGTATCCGTCGAGTACGAACCGGTCAGCGTCAAGACGGTGCTGGCCGAGATGAAAGACACCGCGGAGCTGCTCATCGACCTCTCGTACTCGGCGGTGCTGCTCGGGAGCGACGACGTGGCCGCCGAGGTGCTGGAACTGGAGTCGAAGATGGACGTCCTCCAGATGCGGGCCCGGATGAGCCTGCTGATGGCGTGTCGCTCGACCGACGACGCGGAGGCGCTGGCCCCGGTGCTGGGGATGGTCGGCGCGGCGGAGAAGATCAGCGACGCCGCCGGCGACATCGCGAAGGTGGTGTTAGAGGACATCGGCCTGCCCGAGTCGATGCGCGCCGCGCTACCGGAGGCCGTCGAGACGCTGGTCCGGGCCACCCTCGCGGCCGACTCGCCGCTGGCCGGCCAGACGCTGGGGGCGCTGAACCTCGAGACGGACACGGGCGTCCGGTCTATCGCCATCCGGCGACAGGGGACCTGGCTGCTCAGCCCGGACCGCGAGACGACCCTCGAGGCCGACGACGTCGTGCTCTTCCGGGGCCCCGAGGCGGCCGTCGCCGACGTCTACCGCGACGCGACCGGTGCGGCCTACGAACCGCCGGCACCGCCGACGGGTAGCCTTCGGGACCTCGAACGCGCCGTCGACTCCATCGTCGTGATGAAGGACATGGGCGAGCTCGCCGTCGACCTGGCCTACGGCGCGGTGCTGTTCGACAGCCAGGAGGTCGCAGCGGAGGTCATGGAACTGGAGGCCGAGGTCGACGCCCTGCAGTCCCGCTTCGAGGTGTGGGTGCTCCGGGCCGCCGCCGACATCGAGGACCCGGTCTCACTGCGGGGACTGGTCCATCTGGCCCGGTCGACGGAGGTCATCTCCGACGCCGCCCAGGAGATCAGCGAGGGCGTCATGCGTGGTCTCTCGACGCACCCCGTCGTCGCCGAGGCCGTCCAGGAATCCGACGAGATAATCGTCCGGACGACGGTCACGGCCGACAGCGACCTCGCGGGGACCACCATCGGCGACGCCGCCGTGAACACGGCGACCGGGATGCGCATCATCGCCATCCGACGGGCCGGCGAGAGCGCGCGGACCGGTCGCGAGGACGCCGACTGGGTCGTCTCGCCGGGCCCGGAGACGTCGCTGCGGGCGGGGGACGTCCTCATCGCGAAGGGGACTCGGTCGGGCTCCGAGCGCCTCACCGATCTGGCCGGCCAGTGA
- a CDS encoding DUF5787 family protein, protein MREFGFELALCAYLEREGHLVSRQLGGHVHGRRVLDTVVVEPGPEFAERAAITPERIPAAAIESDVGPGRARYWKDAFDCHPDRAERAVELAVERGFFERERRGGRTYVRQTARYPDWVGSITAIENKPDLDRPGDLEAQLRTDVSLGLVDRVVLATADYVTGAHLNRIPEAVGVWRFDPDSGEREVVREAAALSTGEGGVELIEEAPLRTDVRVVSAAEKARSRRRLAERAYAKGWRSFDYPDCAQCNVDDDGLPHCAWKGRPVRASEECGPDCGGYDHTEAPTFDGDARRADRTPWEPDPAGRSRRQSGLDRFG, encoded by the coding sequence GTGCGAGAATTCGGGTTCGAACTGGCGTTATGTGCCTACTTAGAGCGCGAGGGCCACCTCGTGAGCCGCCAGCTCGGCGGTCACGTCCACGGCCGGCGCGTGCTCGACACCGTCGTCGTCGAGCCCGGTCCCGAGTTCGCCGAACGGGCGGCCATCACGCCCGAGCGCATCCCGGCGGCGGCCATCGAGAGCGACGTCGGTCCGGGGCGCGCCCGCTACTGGAAAGACGCCTTCGACTGCCACCCGGACCGGGCCGAGCGCGCCGTCGAACTCGCGGTCGAACGGGGCTTCTTCGAGCGCGAGCGCCGCGGCGGCCGGACCTACGTCCGTCAGACCGCGCGCTATCCCGACTGGGTCGGGTCCATCACTGCCATCGAGAACAAGCCCGACCTCGACCGGCCGGGCGACCTCGAAGCCCAGTTGCGGACCGACGTCTCGCTGGGCCTCGTGGACAGGGTCGTGTTGGCGACGGCGGATTACGTCACCGGTGCGCACCTCAACCGCATCCCCGAGGCGGTCGGTGTCTGGCGGTTCGACCCCGACAGCGGCGAGCGCGAGGTCGTCCGCGAGGCGGCGGCGCTGTCGACGGGGGAGGGCGGCGTCGAGCTCATCGAGGAAGCGCCGCTCCGGACCGACGTCCGGGTCGTCTCGGCCGCCGAGAAGGCCCGGTCACGCCGACGGCTGGCCGAACGAGCCTACGCGAAGGGGTGGCGGAGTTTCGACTACCCCGATTGTGCGCAGTGCAACGTCGACGACGACGGACTGCCGCACTGTGCGTGGAAGGGGCGGCCGGTGCGAGCGAGCGAGGAGTGTGGCCCCGACTGCGGCGGCTACGACCACACCGAGGCCCCGACGTTCGACGGCGACGCGCGTCGCGCCGACCGGACGCCCTGGGAGCCAGACCCAGCAGGGCGCTCGCGCCGCCAGAGCGGTCTAGACCGCTTCGGCTGA
- a CDS encoding thiolase family protein produces the protein MPTPVIVGAVRTPQGKEDGAFADVRSEDLSIPLVDELLARTGVEPSDVDDLLWGCAQQRGEQGNNLARVVALLSELGEDVPGSTVNRWCASSAEALMRAADAIAAGQREVLVAGGVESMSRVKMGENTHNVHPRIAEHYNIGELSMGMTAEKVADQMDVDRQRQDEYALRSHERAADATDSGRFAEEVVPIETEAGEVSEDEGIRRDTTLEKLASLPTVFKSDGTVTPGNASQVSDGAAGLMVTSRAFAEERDLDVLAEVGAHEVAGVDPTVMGIGPVPAVRQLSERTGRDPDEYDLVELNEAFASQCLYCKDELGFDDDIFNVNGGAIAIGHPLGASGARLPVTLVHEMNRRDANLGLATECVGFGQGAAIEFHAP, from the coding sequence ATGCCAACACCGGTCATCGTCGGTGCAGTTCGGACGCCACAGGGCAAAGAGGACGGCGCGTTCGCGGACGTCCGCAGCGAGGACCTCTCGATACCCCTCGTCGACGAGTTGCTGGCCCGCACGGGCGTCGAACCGAGCGACGTAGACGACCTGCTGTGGGGGTGTGCCCAGCAGCGCGGCGAGCAGGGCAACAACCTGGCCCGGGTCGTCGCCCTACTTTCCGAACTGGGCGAGGACGTCCCCGGGTCGACCGTCAACCGCTGGTGTGCCTCCTCAGCGGAGGCGCTGATGCGGGCGGCCGACGCCATCGCGGCCGGTCAGCGAGAGGTGCTCGTCGCCGGCGGCGTCGAGTCGATGTCCCGGGTGAAGATGGGCGAGAACACCCACAACGTCCACCCGCGTATCGCCGAACACTACAACATCGGCGAGCTCAGCATGGGGATGACCGCCGAGAAGGTCGCCGACCAGATGGACGTCGACAGACAGCGACAGGACGAGTACGCCCTGCGCAGTCACGAACGGGCCGCCGACGCGACGGACTCGGGCCGCTTCGCCGAGGAGGTCGTCCCCATCGAGACCGAGGCCGGCGAAGTCAGCGAGGACGAGGGCATCCGCCGGGACACGACGCTGGAGAAACTCGCCTCGCTCCCGACCGTGTTCAAGTCCGACGGGACGGTCACCCCCGGTAACGCCTCGCAGGTCTCCGACGGCGCGGCCGGCCTCATGGTCACCTCCCGTGCGTTCGCCGAAGAGCGCGACCTCGACGTGCTCGCCGAAGTCGGCGCTCACGAGGTGGCCGGCGTCGACCCCACCGTGATGGGCATCGGTCCCGTCCCCGCGGTCCGTCAGCTGAGCGAGCGCACTGGACGGGACCCAGACGAGTACGACCTCGTCGAACTGAACGAGGCGTTCGCCTCCCAGTGTCTCTACTGCAAGGACGAGCTGGGCTTCGACGACGACATCTTCAACGTCAACGGCGGCGCCATCGCCATCGGCCACCCGCTCGGAGCCTCCGGGGCGCGGCTCCCGGTGACGCTCGTCCACGAGATGAACCGACGGGACGCCAACCTGGGACTTGCGACGGAATGTGTCGGCTTCGGCCAGGGCGCGGCTATCGAGTTCCACGCACCCTGA
- a CDS encoding DUF7511 domain-containing protein has protein sequence MSTNWHSPVGDEAAARDPLPQDDFADEVLVAEVEPTANGPRRALVYPNDAPAHRVADQWLAVGVTALVDLDDAR, from the coding sequence ATGAGCACCAACTGGCACTCACCGGTCGGGGACGAGGCCGCCGCCAGAGACCCGCTCCCCCAGGATGACTTCGCCGACGAGGTCCTCGTCGCAGAGGTGGAACCGACGGCCAACGGACCGCGTCGGGCACTCGTCTACCCGAACGACGCGCCGGCCCATCGTGTCGCCGACCAGTGGCTGGCAGTCGGGGTGACCGCGCTCGTCGACCTCGACGACGCACGGTGA
- the citZ gene encoding citrate synthase, translating into MSDDLKKGLEGVLVAESGLSMIDGDVGKLVYRGYTIEDLANGASYEEVLYLLWHGHLPDEDELADFEAAMVDERTIDDGLLETVRELAEAGEEPMAALRTAVSMLSAYDPAPADAEPTDETVNLAKGRRITAKIPTILAAFSRIRNGAEPVDPRTDLGHAANFLYMLNGEEPDDVLADVFDQALVLHADHGINASTFSAMVTASTLSDVHSSVTAAIGTLKGPLHGGANQDVMEMLKEVDDAEMDPLEWVRTALDEGRRVSGFGHRVYNVKDPRAKILGERSKELGEAAGSLKWYEMSTTIEDYLMEEKGLAPNVDFYSASTYYQMGIPIDIYTPIFAMSRVGGWVAHVLEYIEDNRLIRPRARYTGPDTDETEFVEIGER; encoded by the coding sequence ATGTCCGACGACCTAAAAAAGGGCCTCGAAGGCGTTCTTGTCGCCGAATCCGGTCTGAGCATGATCGACGGCGACGTAGGCAAGCTCGTCTACCGGGGGTACACCATCGAAGACCTCGCGAACGGCGCCAGCTACGAAGAGGTGCTGTATCTGCTTTGGCACGGGCACCTCCCCGACGAGGACGAGCTGGCCGACTTCGAAGCGGCGATGGTGGACGAGCGCACCATCGACGACGGGCTGCTGGAGACGGTCCGCGAGCTCGCAGAGGCCGGCGAGGAGCCGATGGCCGCGCTCCGGACCGCCGTCTCGATGCTTTCGGCGTACGACCCCGCACCGGCGGACGCCGAGCCGACAGACGAGACGGTCAACCTCGCGAAAGGGCGGCGCATCACCGCCAAGATTCCGACCATCCTGGCGGCGTTCTCCCGCATCAGGAACGGTGCGGAACCGGTCGACCCCCGGACGGACCTGGGCCACGCCGCGAACTTCCTGTACATGCTCAACGGCGAGGAGCCCGACGACGTGCTGGCCGACGTCTTCGACCAGGCGCTCGTCCTCCACGCCGACCACGGTATCAACGCGTCGACGTTCTCGGCGATGGTCACGGCCTCGACGCTGTCGGACGTCCACAGCTCCGTCACCGCCGCCATCGGGACGCTGAAGGGGCCGCTCCACGGCGGCGCGAACCAGGACGTCATGGAGATGCTCAAGGAGGTCGACGACGCCGAGATGGACCCCCTGGAGTGGGTCCGGACCGCACTGGACGAGGGGCGGCGCGTCTCCGGCTTCGGCCACCGCGTCTACAACGTCAAGGACCCGCGAGCGAAGATTCTCGGCGAGCGCTCGAAGGAACTGGGCGAGGCCGCCGGCTCGCTGAAGTGGTACGAGATGTCCACCACCATCGAGGACTACCTCATGGAGGAGAAGGGACTGGCCCCTAACGTCGACTTCTACTCCGCCTCGACGTACTACCAGATGGGCATTCCCATCGACATCTACACCCCCATCTTCGCGATGTCCCGCGTCGGCGGCTGGGTCGCGCACGTGCTCGAGTACATCGAGGACAACCGCCTCATCCGCCCGCGGGCCCGCTACACCGGCCCCGACACGGACGAGACGGAGTTCGTCGAGATCGGCGAACGGTAG
- a CDS encoding MBL fold metallo-hydrolase, whose product MEVTLLGTGDTTGTPTVCCDCDTCERARDPDADLRERVRQRGIDPDGIERSRFSVYVENETTGESLLVDVSPDFRQQFLREGVPLPDAAIVTHVHFDHLDGLGNAYRLFDDLPVYAADETDPVTGESVAEGVRNRYDYLDKISVYPQPPHEPFTAAGFEVTLVPVEHPPLLCYGLRIEEPETGAVLAISGDTCYEIPDRSREALTGADLALVEGLVHPEACEKHPLGGAHHDDEGVPRTFGTKHMTLRGSRDFVAAIEPDDYRIVHTAHYVPADRAFADDIALDGERFSLGVE is encoded by the coding sequence ATGGAGGTCACGCTACTGGGGACGGGCGACACGACGGGGACGCCGACGGTCTGCTGTGACTGTGACACCTGCGAGCGGGCGCGCGACCCCGACGCCGACCTGCGCGAACGGGTCCGCCAGCGGGGTATCGACCCCGACGGCATCGAGCGCTCCCGGTTCTCCGTCTACGTCGAGAACGAGACGACCGGCGAGTCGCTGCTGGTCGACGTCAGCCCCGACTTCCGTCAGCAGTTCCTCCGCGAGGGCGTCCCCCTCCCCGACGCGGCCATCGTCACGCACGTCCACTTCGACCACCTGGACGGCCTCGGCAACGCCTACCGCCTGTTCGACGACCTCCCGGTGTACGCCGCCGACGAGACCGACCCCGTCACCGGCGAGAGCGTCGCCGAGGGCGTCCGCAACCGGTACGACTATCTGGACAAGATCTCGGTCTACCCGCAGCCGCCGCACGAGCCGTTCACCGCCGCCGGGTTCGAGGTGACGCTCGTCCCCGTCGAGCACCCGCCGCTGCTGTGTTACGGCCTCCGAATCGAGGAGCCGGAGACCGGGGCGGTCCTCGCCATCTCCGGTGACACCTGCTACGAGATTCCCGACCGCTCTCGTGAGGCGCTGACCGGTGCGGACCTCGCGCTCGTCGAGGGCCTGGTCCACCCCGAAGCCTGCGAGAAGCACCCACTCGGTGGCGCGCACCACGACGACGAGGGCGTCCCGCGGACCTTCGGGACGAAACACATGACGCTGCGGGGGTCGCGGGACTTCGTCGCGGCCATCGAACCAGACGACTACCGCATCGTCCACACCGCACACTACGTCCCCGCCGACCGGGCGTTCGCCGACGACATCGCGCTCGACGGCGAGCGCTTCTCGCTGGGCGTCGAGTAG
- a CDS encoding universal stress protein: MTFVVPFDGSTGSEAALVRACEIGEAMGETVVAVTVVPTGNTDYARSKGWLDAAESFDSEAIVARLTDQVMAAAPDATFEHLESSRDVSGNSIAKPIRRFARDNGASMVFIGSNNTGRLTTSLSSVGDRISTDQSYDVVIVRQQRSA, from the coding sequence ATGACGTTCGTCGTTCCGTTCGACGGGTCGACTGGCAGCGAAGCCGCGTTGGTCCGTGCCTGCGAGATTGGCGAGGCGATGGGTGAGACAGTCGTCGCGGTGACGGTCGTCCCGACCGGCAACACCGACTACGCCCGGTCGAAGGGGTGGCTCGACGCCGCCGAATCGTTCGACAGCGAGGCAATCGTCGCACGACTGACCGACCAGGTGATGGCGGCGGCGCCCGACGCCACGTTCGAGCACCTCGAGTCATCGAGGGATGTCTCGGGCAACAGCATCGCGAAGCCGATTCGACGGTTCGCCAGAGACAACGGTGCGTCGATGGTGTTCATCGGCTCGAACAACACCGGCCGACTGACGACCAGTCTCAGCAGCGTCGGCGACCGAATCAGTACCGACCAGTCGTACGACGTTGTCATCGTCAGGCAACAGCGGTCGGCGTAG
- a CDS encoding pyridoxamine 5'-phosphate oxidase family protein gives MTVEDLETAGLAQMDDAAIEDFLRSQRFGILGLPADGAPYLVPISFGYDGDALYFTFIGGPESQKRTLIRASDTATFLVTDVSSMFNWESVVLTGTPERVPESEWDELADVLGGVWRPEVFEDALESEDIVIFRFDVEERNGIRHTGLPEGFRNL, from the coding sequence ATGACAGTTGAGGATCTCGAGACGGCCGGCCTTGCACAGATGGACGACGCCGCCATCGAGGATTTCCTGCGCAGTCAGCGCTTCGGCATCCTCGGCCTGCCGGCCGACGGCGCACCCTATCTGGTGCCGATCTCCTTTGGCTACGACGGGGACGCGCTGTACTTCACGTTCATCGGCGGCCCGGAGAGTCAGAAACGGACGCTGATCCGGGCGTCCGACACGGCCACGTTCCTCGTCACGGACGTCAGTTCGATGTTCAACTGGGAGAGCGTCGTCCTGACGGGGACGCCCGAGCGGGTCCCCGAATCGGAGTGGGACGAACTGGCCGACGTCCTCGGGGGCGTCTGGCGACCGGAGGTGTTCGAGGACGCGCTCGAATCAGAGGACATCGTCATCTTCCGGTTCGACGTCGAGGAGCGCAACGGCATCAGACACACCGGACTCCCCGAGGGGTTCCGGAACCTGTAA